The following proteins come from a genomic window of Megalobrama amblycephala isolate DHTTF-2021 linkage group LG1, ASM1881202v1, whole genome shotgun sequence:
- the LOC125264341 gene encoding GTPase IMAP family member 4-like isoform X2 has protein sequence MADNLRQRRNNAVVPLQNIGNINIVLLGKTGVGKSSSGNTILGENKFTCGRSLSPITNISSVEKSEINGRSVSVVDTPGFFCTNLSKDQLSEEFARSVFLSAPGVHAFLFVVPFGRFTEQEEEILKQVQKVFGKKVLKHVIILFTYGDECDRENMQAEIEGNDVVSRVVEKCQNYHVINNRDLTDRQQVNDLLLNIYKMIERNGYYTNEMYELAQKMITWEKFCEFVQDVCDAIVAFFLNLRNRFDNTLIQRLARYSRLYA, from the exons ATG GCTGACAATCTGCGTCAGAGGAGGAATAATGCAG TAGTGCCACTGCAGAACATTGGCAACATAAACATTGTCCTTCTGGGGAAAACTGGAGTTGGGAAAAGTTCCTCAGGAAACACCATCCTGGGAGAGAACAAATTCACATGTGGACGAAGTCTGTCTCCTATAACAAATATATCTAGTGTTGAGAAATCAGAGATTAATGGCAGATCTGTGTCTGTCGTCGACACTCCTGGGTTTTTTTGTACTAATCTTTCAAAAGATCAGCTCTCAGAGGAGTTTGCGAGAAGTGTGTTTCTGTCTGCTCCAGGAGTTCATGCGTTTTTATTTGTTGTACCGTTCGGCAGGTTCACAGAGCAGGAGGAAGAGATTCTGAAACAAGTGCAGAAGGTTTTTGGCAAAAAAGTGCTGAAGCATGTTATTATTCTCTTCACATATGGAGATGAATGTGACCGAGAGAATATGCAGGCAGAGATTGAGGGTAATGATGTTGTCAGCAGAGTCGTAGAGAAATGTCAGAATTATCATGTGATCAACAACAGAGatctgactgacagacagcaggtCAATGATCTACTGCTGAATATTTACAAGATGATAGAGCGGAACGGGTACTACACCAATGAGATGTACGAATTGGCACAAAAAATGATCACATGGGAAAAATTCTGTGAATTTGTTCAGGATGTTTGTGATGCTATAGTTGCATTTTTCCTGAACCTGCGTAACAGATTTGATAATACTTTGATACAAAGACTGGCACGATATTCAAGACTTTATgcataa
- the LOC125264341 gene encoding GTPase IMAP family member 4-like isoform X1 translates to MNVSDNLTQADNLRQRRNNAVVPLQNIGNINIVLLGKTGVGKSSSGNTILGENKFTCGRSLSPITNISSVEKSEINGRSVSVVDTPGFFCTNLSKDQLSEEFARSVFLSAPGVHAFLFVVPFGRFTEQEEEILKQVQKVFGKKVLKHVIILFTYGDECDRENMQAEIEGNDVVSRVVEKCQNYHVINNRDLTDRQQVNDLLLNIYKMIERNGYYTNEMYELAQKMITWEKFCEFVQDVCDAIVAFFLNLRNRFDNTLIQRLARYSRLYA, encoded by the exons atGAATGTGTCTGATAATCTCACACAGGCTGACAATCTGCGTCAGAGGAGGAATAATGCAG TAGTGCCACTGCAGAACATTGGCAACATAAACATTGTCCTTCTGGGGAAAACTGGAGTTGGGAAAAGTTCCTCAGGAAACACCATCCTGGGAGAGAACAAATTCACATGTGGACGAAGTCTGTCTCCTATAACAAATATATCTAGTGTTGAGAAATCAGAGATTAATGGCAGATCTGTGTCTGTCGTCGACACTCCTGGGTTTTTTTGTACTAATCTTTCAAAAGATCAGCTCTCAGAGGAGTTTGCGAGAAGTGTGTTTCTGTCTGCTCCAGGAGTTCATGCGTTTTTATTTGTTGTACCGTTCGGCAGGTTCACAGAGCAGGAGGAAGAGATTCTGAAACAAGTGCAGAAGGTTTTTGGCAAAAAAGTGCTGAAGCATGTTATTATTCTCTTCACATATGGAGATGAATGTGACCGAGAGAATATGCAGGCAGAGATTGAGGGTAATGATGTTGTCAGCAGAGTCGTAGAGAAATGTCAGAATTATCATGTGATCAACAACAGAGatctgactgacagacagcaggtCAATGATCTACTGCTGAATATTTACAAGATGATAGAGCGGAACGGGTACTACACCAATGAGATGTACGAATTGGCACAAAAAATGATCACATGGGAAAAATTCTGTGAATTTGTTCAGGATGTTTGTGATGCTATAGTTGCATTTTTCCTGAACCTGCGTAACAGATTTGATAATACTTTGATACAAAGACTGGCACGATATTCAAGACTTTATgcataa
- the LOC125264354 gene encoding H-2 class I histocompatibility antigen, Q10 alpha chain-like: protein MKIFTLLCVFLLYGTLPSIQAEKHSLYYIYTALSKPVDLAGIYEFTAMGLLDDTQIDYYNRELKRKIPKQQWMKEKLQEDYWEKGTQSRKSKEQWFNVNVHILMSRMRHNESDLHVLQWRHGCEVEQEGSEFKFSRGIDEYGYDGENFLSFDDKESQWVTFIDEAQPTKRKWDNIPILNQYIKAYLEKECVDWLNKFREYGDEKLRNGSPPNVYVFEQKNTNDETKLKLTCLATGFYPKDVILTIIICVPTINEDLTGVKRHEGE from the exons ATGAAGATCTTCACTCTGctttgtgtttttcttctttatgGGACTTTGCCTTCAATTCAAGCAG AGAAGCACTCGCTGTATTACATTTACACGGCCTTGTCTAAACCTGTGGATCTGGCGGGCATCTATGAATTCACTGCTATGGGTCTGCTGGACGACACACAGATCGACTATTACAATAGAGAACTAAAGAGAAAAATTCCCAAACAACAGTGGATGAAAGAGAAACTGCAGGAGGATTACTGGGAAAAAGGCACTCAGTCGAGAAAGAGTAAAGAACAGTGGTTTAATGTGAACGTCCACATTCTGATGAGCCGCATGAGACACAATGAATCAG ACCTTCATGTTCTTCAGTGGAGACACGGTTGTGAAGTTGAGCAGGAGGGAAGTGAATTTAAGTTTTCCAGAGGCATTGATGAGTACGGCTATGATGGAGAAAACTTCTTGTCTTTTGATGATAAAGAGTCTCAGTGGGTCACCTTTATTGATGAAGCTCAACCAACCAAGAGAAAATGGGACAATATCCCGATCCTAAACCAATACATCAAAGCATACCTGGAGAAAGAGTGTGTGGACTGGCTCAACAAATTCAGAGAATATGGAGACGAGAAGCTCAGAAACGGct ctcctccaaATGTTTATGTGTTTGAACAGAAGAATACCAATGATGAAACCAAGCTGAAACTCACCTGTCTGGCCACTGGCTTCTACCCCAAAGACGTGATCTTGAccatcataatttgtgttccgacaatcaacgaagatcttacgggtgtgaaacgacatgagggtgagtaa